Within bacterium, the genomic segment ATACTTTTATTTACCCTTTCTCCACTTCTCTATCTCCCCATGATGTCCTGAAACAAGCACTTTCGGCACACTGTATTTTTTCTTTTTGTAGACAAGGGTTTCAGGGCGGGTGTACGTTTCCCCCGAGGCAACACGGCTTTCTTCAACCGAGGATTGATTTCCAAGCACGCCGGGAATGTGGCGGGAAATCGCGTCAATCAAAACCATGGCGGGCAACTCCCCTCCCGTGAGCGTATAGGGGCCAACAGAAATCTCCTCTGCTTTCAGAATTTTTTTGACACGGGCATCAATGCCTTCGTATCGTCCTGAAATCAAAACAATATCGCCTTTGAAAGATGAGAGTTTCTGCGCATCCGCATTTGTAAATTGTTTGCCTCGTGGAGAAAGGATTATGACTTTGGCTTTTTTAGCTTTCACTTTCTCCACCGCTTTCAAAATCGGCAACGCCTGCATGACCATGCCAGGGCCTCCGCCATACGGCTTATCATCCACTCGTCGGTGCTTATCTTCGGTAAAATCACGCGGATTATAGAGTTTTATTTTTATTTTTTTCTTTTCCTGTGCGCGCTTAATGATGGACTCATTGAGGTATGAATCAAAAGCGTCGGGAAATAATGTGACTATATGGAATTGCATAAGTAAGAAAACGATACAATATTTTCCCTGTTTTGTAAAAGAAAAGCCCGGGCGAAATTCGCTCGGGCTTTAATCTTAAAAGGACTGTATTAAAGGAATTAGAACGAATATCCGACGTTGAGCATTACTTCCCAGCCTGCCAAATTGTTTTCAGGTTGAGCATACGGCCCGCGTATCTCCCAATTGCCGAATGTGGAGCGAACAGCCGCATCAATGTTCAAGGAATTCGCGACGTGCTTCCTGTATGAGAAACCTGCAACTCCGCCAGGCTGCGCGGGCATAGTGAGACGATTGCCTAAATCGTTCTTGGCATCATCTGTGCACCGAAAGAAAGTGACTGCGGGCCCGATATCCAACCAGAAGTCATTGAATAGGTTGTAGCCGAAAAGTGCCATGTACCTGACCATATCAATGTCGGTGTTCGTCTGGAAATCTTCTCCATATATTCTCTGTTGCATATAGAGAACCGCCAGGCCCAATGAACCTTTCCCCTCCCGATGTCTTACCCCGACCTCATAGGCAACCGGGTCTGATGCATATTTCATATTGGAGTGGTGATACCCGGTTCCGGCATATACTTCCCATTTTTCCTCGGCGCTTTCCGCAAATGCAGAGGGAGCGCGGACGAACAGTACTGCAACAACACACACGATGAAAGCGATTGTTCTCATCTTACAGACCTCCTTTCTAGGAACATGTTTCCCGCCACACTACAGCAAATTCCCCTTAAGTCAATGAATGTGAGAGCCTCGTTGTAAAATAAAAAAAAGACCTACTTACCATTATGGTTTTCGGTCTTTTGGAAAAAATCTTAAACCGGTTGCGGTTCCCGCAATGCTTTAAGAGGACGCAACTCCTTGTACTTGCAAAACTCTGCAAGGGACACTTCTTTGACAACGTGGCTTTTTTCGAGATGGTTGAAACCACCGCTTAGTCCACTGAACCCACTTGCATGTTCTTCGAGTGCGCAACAAAGGCAAATTCGTTTGGGCAGATGGCTCTTAGACTCATCACTCCCTTGAATCGGGGTTTCCACCACCTCTTCATGCGGACATTTTTTCCTCAGCGAGCGCATGAGGTCATTTATCCGATTACAGACGAGGTCACGTTTTTTGACTTGAGAAATAATTTTATTTCTTAAGCCATCGAGATGTATGTGGTTTGACGGCATTTTCGGCCTCCTTTCTTTTGGTTTAGAGATTTATCAAAGACAGATATCTGAAAGTAACCCTATACCAGCAGAAGAAAAAGTAAAGAACCCTTAAAGTGTAAGAAAAAAGGGTCGTCAGTAAATTACTGAGCGACCCTTATTATGTCCTCTTCAGACAGAAACTCGAGCAAGATAGGATTACGCTCCTCTTTCTCCTTTCGCTTTGTCCGTGCCTTTTCTCTTTGCTGAACAATTTTTATCATATCTTCCCGCCCGGATATCCGACGCTCACTGCATTTCAGCACCTCTTCCTTAAGAGACGCGAGAGCAGTTCTTACAGTCGGTTCAAAACCATTAATTGAACATTGCCCTTTCGCGCATGTCAGCCGTAAACATGGAATATGCGGTGAGATTGTCCATCCCAAACGGAGTTCTCGCTTGTTCCACATGCCATAGTACGACAATTCCTTAATCCCCAGAATCCATGAAATATTTCCTTCTTTGGTTACAGAGTGAATGTGGTGTATTACCTTCAGACGAACGTCAGAAATTGGCATCACGACCTCCTTTCATATAAAGAACATTATTTTAAGCAAGATTAACAGTAAGCCCGAGAAAAAGCAAAAATGGAAAAGAAAAG encodes:
- the trmD gene encoding tRNA (guanosine(37)-N1)-methyltransferase TrmD, with product MQFHIVTLFPDAFDSYLNESIIKRAQEKKKIKIKLYNPRDFTEDKHRRVDDKPYGGGPGMVMQALPILKAVEKVKAKKAKVIILSPRGKQFTNADAQKLSSFKGDIVLISGRYEGIDARVKKILKAEEISVGPYTLTGGELPAMVLIDAISRHIPGVLGNQSSVEESRVASGETYTRPETLVYKKKKYSVPKVLVSGHHGEIEKWRKGK